The following nucleotide sequence is from Populus trichocarpa isolate Nisqually-1 chromosome 11, P.trichocarpa_v4.1, whole genome shotgun sequence.
ttaatatgggatttaaaaccttttagtatatatattttatgttcacaagaaaaaaaattaatttttcaatatgggatttgaagtcttttaatatatatactatatgttcacaaaaaaaagttatgttttttcaatatgaaataaaaaaaacctttttggtttaaatatttcaacttaaaagaataacatagtatcttttcaacttggaataaaaaaaccttttaaaataatattttaaattttattatttacaacatgtataatctatattaacattgattattttttaatttttttatataaaatattaaaacttcaaatatttttcaaatttttttaataaaattttttagattttttaattttatacaaaaatctaaaaaataaaataaaattaaaaaatatcttggtGAGACGAGGAGATAAGCCATGAAtctccttccttttcttattattagagcatcttttagttttgactgtaagaaaagaagaatataagAGAAGCATAAAGGGAATGTGTGTTTTATGTTGTTGAAAAAATGTTGTCtgcaatttcaaaaacaaaagtgtGATGAAGGCTTTTCTGAAAGACACAAAGGGGCTgggatttttaattaacttcatctctctctctttttttttttttatcacctgGAAGGTAATATCTGCTTTAGTTTTGTTGTTTAAGGCTTAGGTTCTCCAAAGcctttattctgtttttttttgccgAACACACCTtagattaattttgaattttgaaggaccattttgcaattaattcttgggtttttgatatcaatttttcacccttttatatttaatatttggaattgtgACCTACACACGAAGTATTTTTCctgtattaaataaattagtttttttctgcaaaaacaacaaaattttcctttaaaagaaatgcatttagatatttttattgcatatgtccaagtttctcaaaaataaatcatattggtataatttaattataataaaataatcacaaaaatagtttttattttgcatgcatattggattcaataactaatttattaaagtcatgagaatttagtttgtattaaaaaaaattattttgtttcttttaatatacaagattataaacttatacgtaagacataTTCtctatattgaataaaaaaaattcttttatttttatgttgtgaTTCTAGAATGATTAGACTTGATCCCTAAAATTATGGTACACTCTACTAGGGTGGGCTaactttaataattaaacaGGCTAACacttagaaaacacaacattatcttagtttatatcaggCAAATAAACAATACAGCTTATCTTGAGTAAGGTGTGCTAAGGGTGATGTGTCTTCCCTATACACAACCAGTCCCCTTATCTAGACTCGAGATTAGTTAGGGtttctaaaaaccaaaaatactcGGTgacaactcctttttttttaactgagaaagataaaaaattctttattcttttcacCCATTACCATGAAGATCCCAGTCTGGAAAAACAATCGTCGCAACGCCGCATACATGCAACACGTCatgtatttacaaaaaaaggtatttcaaattttattacttTCCATTCTCATGCTATCAACAGAATATGCATCACTGAATCAAACTGATGCATCAATGTTAGTTGAATGGtgaaatttatatcattttaaattgagATTAGGTACTGATTTGTAATTTACCATCATAAGTAAAAAATTGGGTAGGATACTTATTTTccttatatattaaaagaaaagctaaaaagtgTGGGATTTTCACTTGTATATATGTCTTTATTTATTGTGAatcttaataataaattgaagattttgcccttaaaaaaaatcttatttaagtGCATTTTTAGGAGTaaaatagtctttttatttCACTCATTTGTCATTTGTGAATAGTTAGGGGTGTCTTGGCTTTTTTATCAATCTTTTGCATAATTAAATGACTTTTTCGCCcttaaaagtaaataattagttaaatattgtttatgatttttttggcatttcatattttttatttgcagtgTAATGATTCTATTActcttaaatataaattttttaaagcttGACTTGAGATTGAGATGTTAATTCATAATTGCAAAgtggtttttgttgttgttgtaataATGCTTGGGTTCTGAGGAtaagatgatgttttttaaaaaagacattaaaaaggGTTGACGTGCGTCAACTGCTCCACCGCCTTTCGGGCAGTGTGTGCTACTACATAcggttgtaaaaaaaaatgattctgcTGCGTCATTAGATTCATCTCAGCCTTCTCTTTCTCCATGTCCATCACGTGTACTCATTGGACCTCTGATGAGTTGttgacattctttttttttattattctctcttttctcctaGAAAATCATGCTTTGCCCTCCACATTTTCATATTAGCCctttaagtttattttcttttgattttgtccttgatttttttatatctatttgttttgttttaattcatttctcaattttgcttttcaattgcatcctcctttaatttccttgtttactatattttttccttattcttttgattttattttttctattttgttgatctatttgttgttggtttttcaaaatcaatccttttagttttgattttagtcattttctcttttgttagagttttatttgttttcaatttaatccttcaattctaatttgcatatatataatgttttttgatttggtcattctgcttttgattttttttccttggctcttttgtcaaaaaatttatagtttttaattttatcctttaaattaagtttataattttttttcaataataataatattaatttcattttggtccttcttcttttgatttcttatttgtttcCTTCGCCCTAAAGTTTTTTATcgtttttaatttatccttaaaatcaagtttattgtttttattattttaataataataataatggtaattatagtggttgtaataataataataataatggtgataGTAACAATATTactaataatactattaataatgataataatgttaataataatgataataataatagtttaagTAGTGGTAGTGATAATGATTATAGTCGTAGACGTAATACTAGGAGTAGTAGtgccaacaacaacaacgatagctataatgataataataataataataataataataataataataataataattgtttattatagtagtagtaatagtagtaatagtagTGATAATGATAgctataataatagtaataatggtagcaatgataataataataataataataatattaatagtgatagtaataatattgataattcatcattcaacgttAGATTTATTGGGGGTTGAGTTTCACTATTTTTCTATATACGGTATTTCCATTCTAATAACCCAAGTTACATGTTTGAAAAGTTTATGTGGCCTGacgttcttttttattttttttcttattgtttttctcctaattttatcatttaacaatagttttttttaaataaaaaccaatcatctaaatttcctttaaatttattaaataaatcaattcacgtcttatatatttttagtaaaaatatgtGCTAGGTAAATATCCAATTCaagaaatttcaagatttattttctttcatgagtTTAATAGTATTGCAAAAAGATCCCCGCGGtattagtgttttatttttatttatttttacgttttttttttaaatagttaaacAGCATATAAAGcacccaagaaaaaaacacgAGTACATTAATGACACTCTCCTCTGAAAAAAAGTATGGACCAAATCCAGCACAAATTCGTACAAGTCCAAGGATTAAAGCTCCACGTAGCAGAGATCGGAGCAGGTAAGAATCCAACACACTCATCCCAACAACTGTCATGAAACTATCACTGATATTTTGATCACTGGCCTTTCATTTTGATCTTCAGGTCCCAAAGTGGTGGTGTTTCTCCACGGATTCCCTGAGATATGGTACTCATGGCGCCACCAGATGATTTGTCTTGCCAACGCAGGATTCCGGGCCATCGCACCCGACTACAGAGGATACGGGCTATCCAATCCGCCACCTGTGCCGGAAAAGACCATGTTTGTTGACCTTATCAGCGACCTTCTCGCAATCCTGGATTTCCTCGAAATTACTAAGGTACTGCTGCTTTTACGGTTTTACCCTCGACCCCCACCCCATCGTAGAAAATTTTAACTGCAGTACAATAACCTGCTGtaacattaatttttgtttcccCAAAGTACTCTTTTGTGACCTTAATAACCCCAAGAAACCTAGGGGTAGTTTGGGTATTTTCGAAACAACgaaaggaattttaaaaaacttaatggtCATCATAGACAATCAAGAGACTAAATCATGGTTTCTGAAACAAAAGGACTGAGTTATTATATCGCTTAAACCACAGggactaaattattattttgacgtCAACGAAGTTTGTGTATCCCTCATCCCCTGCAAGGTCTGGGTTCAGACatcttttttgtaaaaaaaatattgcatgcaCACCAGGTCTACGCTGCTAACCGCATTTCAAATTGCGGTTGGTCGCTCAAAAAGCATCAAAGTGATCCTTTTTTGCGCGGCCACCAGTAACATGAAACGTGGGTGGTCTCATAGACAAACGGGCTGTTAGTCCCGACTCTCAACCGGTCTGATGATACCTTAATGTTAAAGAAACGAAATTCCAcatcaagaatatttttgtaACCGAAATTTTCCAAGAGGAAAGTGATGGTATGGAAAATATAGCTAGAAAGAAATTACTACAGTACGTGAGCAGCTGTTTTAGTGTGGGAGAAGTGACGAAAAGAAGAGACTTTTGAAATGTTGACTTCTGATGGGTTACTGAGAAATCCAagcaaaattaagaagaaatctCAGAGATTGTGAGTTTTATCATTTGTGGGGTGTTATTGATTTGATTCTCTCCGTTTTGTTACTTGAATGATCATAGGTTGTTCTTGTTGCAAAAGATTTTGGAGCCAAGCCAGCTTACTTGTTTGCACTTCTGCATCCAGAGAGGGTCCTAGGGGTTGTGACACTGGGAGTGCCATTCATACCACCAGGTCCAGGTCCAAGTCAATACCAGAAATACCTCCCCGAAGGCTTTTATATATCTAGATGGAAGGTCGTTTTCCATTTTATATTCCTTGCTCTAAACATTCGATAtggcatgcctttttttttcttttctctttattttttgtatctgATAGTTTGTAAGAATGTATAGAAATTCTAAATGACCATCGAATACTAACTATGCATGCATCGACTAGGACATTTACATGAACGGTTTAGAATTTAACAATCTACATGCTCGAGACTGTCTAATTTGCTGAAGTCTAAAAATCATTTATCtgattccttattattttttctttgagttGTGTGTAGAAACCTGGACGAGCAGAAGCTGATTTTGGTCGACTTGATGCAAAAACGGTTGTCAGGAACATCTACATTTTGTTCTCTAGAAGTGAAATACCAATAGCTGCTGAAAACCAGGAGATTATGGATTTGGTGGACCTATCCACTCCTCTTCCCTCTTGGTTCACAGAGGAAGATCTAGCGACATATGGAGCCTTGTACGAGAATTCTGGATTCCAAACCGCGTTACAAGTTCCATATAGGTAAGTGGCGTGTCTATTAAAGGAGTGCCAGTCTCTGCTAATTTGTCTGACTTGTTTAATGTTAGCATCTTATAAGATTGGTTTGATTGTATACTTTGTAGGTCCCTTGATGAAGATATCAACATAACAGAACCAGTAGTTGAAGTTCCAGCACTTCTGATCATGGGCGACAAAGATTATGTCTTCAAATTTCCTGGGATGGAAGCTTACATAAAGAGTGGGAAGGTCAAAGAGTTTGTCCCTGGTTTGGACATCATATATTTGCCTGAAGGAAGCCATTTTGTTCAGGAGCAATCACCTGACGAGGTGAATCAGCTCATACTTACTTTCCTTAATGCCAGAATCTGGTCGTGAGGATTTGTTGCGAAGTATGTCTTAATATCAATTGGCCTTAATGCTGCAACCTTGGAACACTGGAATCTAATTCTGATGCTGAGTTCTATGATTGTTGAGTATGCAGAGAACTGTTAATTCAGGACCACTGCTCTCTGCCTCTGTATCTGTGGTCGGACCTGTTTGTATTTGagtttgaagaaaaaccatgcaTCATACAATTCGAGTTTTAAATGGATTTTACTGTTttcaataatcataattttgtaCGCATGCTGAAATATCTTGCCTCACCATAATGTTAAGCTCCATGTGAATTCTTCACACCTTAATGTTAAGCTCCATGTGAattcttggaaaaaaatttCGTGGAGGTTGAATGGATAATGAAAGTCATAGAAGGAGAACACTGCATTACGTGGTTTTCCATGAATTACAGCTTCATATGGTGTAAAGCTGAAGAACAGCACACAAATCCGCTATTCCTAATAAATTCTCTGAAACTGGTAAGTTTCCTGGATAAAAACTGTAGTATCAGTGCCAGCTCAAGCTCAGAATGCCACATCTATTGATTAACTTGCCAGTTACCAACACGAGGAGACACACACAGCAACTTAAAAAAGGGCATTATATAGTTAAACCAAgagaacaattattattattataagaaaatctaAATGGAGGCGGAGGATTCAATGTGCAATCTGCACTGTTGatccccaaataaaattaaaatattgatttttttatttaatattacatttttttttcagtttctccATCCaacaagatattattttatagttttattcaattggtttttgataacaatttttttttatcttttattggcatgaataattatttaattaaataaaattttattataaaaaaatattgtcaagtcaaatattttaattatgtatgtatatattttgatttgttattaagaaattttttatataatttttttttaagaaacctgaatatttatttttctttattaaaacaattatatcaaCTAACTACGTAAGATAAGATTGGGAATTGAGAAGTTTATTTGTCAGCAGACAGTAGCTTCAGTAGATGGTAAATGTGGACTGGACTGCTGATCACTCGATCAATTCCCACCTTCATGAACTTGTTTTTTAGTACAGAAAGCTTCATATCagtcaactctctctctctcccaatGGATCAGATACAACACAAATATGTTGACATAAGAAGTGGAGCTTCATATTGAGCTTCAGGTCAGTTTTCTGTATTAAAATCTCTCAAGGTAGATCTGTGAACATCATGCCAGACGCAAATGATATTGAATTGGTAATCATTCAGATGCAAATGTTATGAATttggttataataataatttttaattttattcttgaaatcaaatctatgaatgtttttaatggtaatatatttttttatcaaatttattaataattatattaataataatgaaaataataatattaatacaaattcttatattatttaattttattcttcaaatcaaatttataattatttttttaataataataataaacttggtTTCTAGATGGATAGTGACCTCCGTCTGGCTTAACATGAACAAGTCGAGGTCAGAACTAGCCGGTAATTTTGGAATTTTAGATGGatataatgtaaaaacaaaaaacctctTAAGGCCGCGcgacatataattaattttttttattaattttaatttcaattatttggattgtaagaaaaaataataattcatttttgatTAATTCATGCTATTGGTTAGCCAGAAACCAAGCATGCTAGTCACCTTTCAAGGCCGCATGGTCCAGTTGGATTTGAGGTACCATGCTCCTTTAGCCAAAAACTGAGTGGGAAGCCTCTGCTGTAATGTTCATTGATCAATACAgttgacacttttttttttttaataattatgaggTGTTTGGCTAGCTTACACGCATATTGAttcatccttcaaaatcataaaattaacaattagaTAAGTCTCGAGTAACTTTAAGATTTACAACACTCAATCTTCGACCATGTCTTGAAAGATAGCCAGTTTAGTTTGGTGatgtctaaaaaaaaaattcaagaactgCCGAGTTAGCTTCACCCCTGATAATTAGTTTACACCAATTTAATTCTTGACGTGCTAGCTAGCTCATGGCAATGCTAAAACAGTACTGTAAAGGAAACGTGTAAAGCTTTTGACACTGCTCCTCATCTTTGACAGTGCTTCCATCCTCAAGACATGGATTGTGCTGTGTCGACTACAAGCAAATCAAAAGGAGCCACTAAAAAAAGAAGCCATTATTGAGCAGAGAGGCGGATGATGAAAAGCCAAATGGGACCGAGAGGGACGATAGAGGAAAGGGAAACCAAGGGGGAAAAGGAAGCATGTGGAGAGGGAAACTTCCAAAGCCTTGGATTCTATGTTCATCAAAGCATGCTGGTCCATTACCACATCCATTCTCATGGGACAAGGCTACGATGCCAGAGAACCCAATTCAACGTCATGGTCCCTCTCATGCGCGTTTAATTATATCCGTTTGGCTGTACCTaactcctatttttttaatttttttttaaaattaatatagtaaattaaaagttgtaatagaataatatcatttaaaagaaattaaaatgttgaGATGGGGTTTGAGAGTGAAGGATAGCCTTTTATACTatattatataagtatagttgTTAGAACCGGTCCAAGAACTTGGTATTCAAGAACCTAcccagaagaaaaaataagggttATCTAATTACATTATCAACTCACGggttattaaatcaatttacatgttatcaaatcaatttttttttcaaaataatgttttttcatgcgGTTTGGTTAAACTCCATATACCAAACTTCTTAGAtaccatcatatatatatatatatatatatatatatagaaaagaacctgtaaaacaaaataatatcaaccaagtttaaaggatgaaattaaattagaatAGAGTAACTCAGAAGTCAGAACATGAATTATATAGATTAAGGGGGGTCGCTTCATGCCAGCCAAACTTGCACTCCGCGTCTTTGTATCCTTTTCCTGTGTTTCCTTGTTCTAAGAACCTGTAAAACAAGATGGAAAGCAGGCCAACAGGGAGGGAAGCCAGTGGTTTTTTCCCCCCTGTTTTGTTAgaagttttcttgaaaaaaatttaatttttttaattaaaaaataaatttttaaaaataaaaaaaatattttaatatatttctaaacaaaaaatattttgaagaatgaTCTTTATcacaataacaaatataatattaatatgaaataaaatctaattttatgacATGTGATCAAGAATATTAAAATAGTGTAAACTAGTAAGATTGTCCATATTATGTTGCGGGCATTCATAAAGAATAATGAACGGTAGTGAAGAAACATCTTCTAAGATTGATGGTCCGAGCATTGTTGCGAACcgatttataaataatataaatcattatGATAATGGTAGTAGGAAGTTAAATTTGTGAACAACATATCAGACGCAAGCACCGTAGGTctggttataataataataataataatatttaattttaccattgaaatcaaatctatgatttttttttaataataataaaatgttttttcaaatttattaataattatattaataataataaaaataataatattaaacatgtctgattcaagttcttatagtttttaattcgtatccttcaaatcaaatatatagtttttctttaatagtaataatattttttaaaaactcaataataataataataagactcACGTTCTTTGGCTCTGACATCCCTTACTAGACCGAAGTTACCACAACCAGACCCAAGTAACTtgggtgtgacgtccctgctaGACCCAAGTTATTTAGGTAAGACATCCCATACTAGACTCATGATATTCAAGATCCAAGGTGTTGAGATCTAATAATCATACCTACCCGAGCCCTAAGATGTGATTGCTTTTCTAGACCCGAGCGCCAAGGCACCAAGACACTATCCACCATAAGTCAAGTCAATGTACAAATCAATCGATTTTCaagataaaggttttttttattaaaaaacaaaacttttattaactctgaaataacttgtaaaattatattttaatattatatctgaacaaaattaatttgaagtaaaaataatattagaaaaatattgagaagcacttttttattgtaaaaccAAACACACTAAAATCATGTAGATTTTcatttaaacattaaaattcaagaagaaaTTAAGTTCACAGTACTATTAATTCAATCGATGAAGGATTAGTCGCAACTACTTTAGGGCCACCATTGACATTGATtactttgaataatttataggcataaaaaattaatacatatcTTTAAGCGGATCAATTTTagattatctctctctctctctctctttctatttttttttttggttttcaaatatTTGACATTTTCGTTTAGATAAGCTctagtgtgtgttttttttagaatattttaaattaattatgtttcttGAAATGTCAAAAACATTTCATGgattaatttaacttaataaCGCCAAAAAATTAGGAATTAAAACTGATAATTTCCACCAAGTAAGAGTACCTAATTGAAAATTTACTTTCTTATCATTTACCTCAATTAAGCGGAAGCATGATCATGAGAAGGGATTTGGGAGGCACTTAGATTAGGCTCTTCTCTAGTCTTGAGAAGCAGAACCAATAGAGACGTGATTGCGCACTCCCTGAGCTATATAGTAAGTGGCTGCAAACAAATTGTCAGCACCAATTCAGGTCCGGAAAATTAAAGCATTGAAGCATAAAAGGTGACCTAACCTGATTAAGCAAATTACTACTTATTCCAGCATCACCTAGGAGTGAGACAGCCAGCCCATCCAGTGTCTACATGGTAAGGGAATAATTCCTTCAAGAACGCAGAGAAAATTATACTTGCAATACAACTATAAACGAGATGGTACAGTGCGGAAGGCAAGATGTTAAATCAATTGATCTTATTATAATACTGTGAAATATGAtcaggacaaaaaaataaagaaagaaagaaagagttgTTTATTTTACAATGATCGATATGATGCTTCTTTCCATGTGGAATCTTCGTCAAAGACTTGTTGAAAATGCCAAATTGTGATCCACTTTTGGCTGTGTCAAATGCATGGGTGGGGTTTTCACACAGAGCTATTACCCTTGTGTAAAACTCAACGCCAGTTTTCATGAGTTCTTTGGGATTctaacatagtaaaaaaaaagaagataaaataacaaagtgTAAAGAATATTTAGTGAAATAGATATTT
It contains:
- the LOC7485447 gene encoding uncharacterized protein LOC7485447 isoform X2; translated protein: MDQIQHKFVQVQGLKLHVAEIGAGPKVVVFLHGFPEIWYSWRHQMICLANAGFRAIAPDYRGYGLSNPPPVPEKTMFVDLISDLLAILDFLEITKKPGRAEADFGRLDAKTVVRNIYILFSRSEIPIAAENQEIMDLVDLSTPLPSWFTEEDLATYGALYENSGFQTALQVPYRSLDEDINITEPVVEVPALLIMGDKDYVFKFPGMEAYIKSGKVKEFVPGLDIIYLPEGSHFVQEQSPDEVNQLILTFLNARIWS
- the LOC7485447 gene encoding uncharacterized protein LOC7485447 isoform X1 — its product is MDQIQHKFVQVQGLKLHVAEIGAGPKVVVFLHGFPEIWYSWRHQMICLANAGFRAIAPDYRGYGLSNPPPVPEKTMFVDLISDLLAILDFLEITKVVLVAKDFGAKPAYLFALLHPERVLGVVTLGVPFIPPGPGPSQYQKYLPEGFYISRWKKPGRAEADFGRLDAKTVVRNIYILFSRSEIPIAAENQEIMDLVDLSTPLPSWFTEEDLATYGALYENSGFQTALQVPYRSLDEDINITEPVVEVPALLIMGDKDYVFKFPGMEAYIKSGKVKEFVPGLDIIYLPEGSHFVQEQSPDEVNQLILTFLNARIWS